The following coding sequences lie in one Paenibacillus durus ATCC 35681 genomic window:
- a CDS encoding DUF817 domain-containing protein, whose product MRALKQLVRFGSEQALSCLFPVVIFSSLAITQILPLPFLPRYDWLLIICLLMQWWMVRSGLETRDELKVITLFHLIGLALELFKVHMGSWSYPEEGYFKIFGVPLYSGFMYASVASYLCQAWRRFKVELVKWPRFWVVVPLAAAIYLNFFTHHYWMDIRWWLSGLVIIVFCKSWVTYEVGGTRYRMPLALSFVLIGFFIWIAENIATFFGAWQYPNQTDAWSLVHLGKVSSWLLLVIVSFLIVAELKQVKGRNPR is encoded by the coding sequence AAACAACTCGTTCGTTTTGGCTCAGAGCAGGCCCTATCCTGTTTGTTTCCTGTTGTTATTTTTTCCTCTTTGGCTATTACACAAATCCTGCCGCTCCCCTTCCTGCCACGGTATGACTGGCTGCTCATCATCTGCCTTCTTATGCAGTGGTGGATGGTGCGCTCCGGGCTTGAAACACGGGATGAACTAAAGGTGATTACCTTGTTCCACCTGATCGGGCTCGCGCTTGAACTTTTCAAGGTACATATGGGCTCCTGGTCGTATCCGGAGGAAGGCTATTTCAAAATTTTTGGAGTGCCTTTGTATAGCGGATTCATGTACGCAAGCGTAGCTAGTTATCTTTGCCAGGCGTGGAGAAGGTTTAAGGTTGAACTGGTGAAGTGGCCACGGTTTTGGGTAGTTGTACCTCTTGCTGCAGCGATTTATTTGAACTTTTTTACCCACCATTATTGGATGGATATTCGTTGGTGGTTATCCGGACTTGTGATTATCGTCTTTTGTAAGTCTTGGGTCACATATGAGGTTGGTGGAACTCGTTACCGTATGCCGCTCGCGCTTTCTTTTGTGCTTATCGGATTTTTTATATGGATCGCCGAAAATATCGCAACGTTCTTTGGAGCTTGGCAATATCCAAACCAAACCGATGCATGGAGTCTCGTTCATCTGGGAAAGGTGAGTTCATGGCTCTTATTAGTGATTGTTAGCTTTCTTATCGTAGCGGAGTTAAAGCAGGTTAAGGGGAGGAATCCACGGTAG